The Myxococcales bacterium genomic interval GCGTTCTGCTTCGCCATGTCGGCGTTCTGCTTCGCCATATCCATGGCCAAGTCCGCCAACCCAGCAACGTCCTTCGCCTCCGCGAGCGACTTGATGAATGCGACGAAGTCTCTGTTGGATGCCGTGGACATGAAAGAGGCGGTGGACTGCAAAGCCAGCAGTACCACCGCCGATCGACGTTGCAAGCATTTTCAGCTTGCCTGTGCGCATTCTTCAGTCTGTTGTCTTCTTCTCTCTCCGATAGCGCCTCCGCCGCTTGATCTTGTCGGCGTCGACGCCCTCAAGAAGCATCGCCATCTCGGCGTTGTCGAGCTCGAGGTGACCTCCGGGATCCTCATCGAACACGTCCCGGAATGTTCCCGCTTCGAGGCGCTTCATCACCAGCCAGTACCCACTGCCGTCCCAAAACAGCATCCTGACCTGCGTGCGTCGCTTGTTGAAAAACGCAAACAGATCGCCGGACATC includes:
- the tnpB gene encoding IS66 family insertion sequence element accessory protein TnpB (TnpB, as the term is used for proteins encoded by IS66 family insertion elements, is considered an accessory protein, since TnpC, encoded by a neighboring gene, is a DDE family transposase.) yields the protein MWLTKMPRRMFIATKPADLRRSFDGLAAMVEGFDPGGSMSGDLFAFFNKRRTQVRMLFWDGSGYWLVMKRLEAGTFRDVFDEDPGGHLELDNAEMAMLLEGVDADKIKRRRRYRREKKTTD